The nucleotide sequence GGGTCTGAGTCGAGCACGAACTGAACTTTGTCGCCGGTGCGACGCAGCACGTAAATGTAGGCAATATCAGGGTTCGAGCCAACCAGTTCACGCAGCCGTGTAATCCCCTCACGGTAGGCGGGGTTGTCCTTGTCGGCGACCGTCAACAGCTGATCAAGCTCCGTTGGACTGAACGTGCGTGAGAGCAATCCGGTGCTGTACTGCAACCGCGCCTGCAGGCTGCCGAGCAAGGTGTCGATCGCGCTTTGGTAGAAGTAACTGCCGATGCTGCCAGACACCAGCACGACGGCAAGAAAGTGACTGAAGAACAGTTTTTGTCGGGTCGAGAATGTCATGCGCGGGTCTTTGTCGCAGCGCAGGAACGCCGCCGCAAGCCCGTAGGCCCCGGGCCTAAAACACTTTCTCGCCGCCCGGCCGCGGCGGCGGCGGCCGCAGCGTCAGAGCCACGTAATACGCGCCCACGGTAAACGCGGCGCACAGCAGCACGAACCAGTCGCCATGCTGCGTGTAGAAACTCTGCTGCCCGCGCCACGCGAGGTCGCGGTTGACGGTCACGGTCTGGCCGCCGCGGAAATAAACGCTGTCCGCCGCGCTGCGCAGCGTGGCCCGGATGGTGCCGTACTCGTCGATCCAGCCGCTCCAGCCGCCGTTGCCGACGCGGATGACCGGCCGGCGGTTCTCCACCGCCCGCAGCACCGAATGGGCCGCGTGCTGGTAGGCCGCGCCGCCCTCGCCGAACCAGGCGTTGTTCGTCAGCACAGCCAGCACCTCGGCGCCCGCCTGCACGCTCTCCCGCGCCAGGTTGGGGAAAATGTCCTCATAACAGATCAGCACGCCCACCGGCACCCGGCCGGTGGTGCCGGGCAGGGACAGCGGCGCGGCGGAAAGACCCGGCGTGAAATCACCGCCAATGGGGGCCACTTTCTCCAGCCAGCCGAGCACCGGGCGCAGCGGGATGTATTCCCCGAAGGGCACGAGCTTCCGCTTGGTGTAGTGTTTGGCGGATAACCCGCCGACCGGATCCACGACAAAGGCGCCGTTGTGCCAGCTGTCCGGGTCCTCGCCCGGCATGGCCGCGGCCACCGAGCCGAACAACAGCGGCTTGCCGGTCTTGCGCGTCACCTGCTGCAACCAGTCCTGCACGTTCGCATCCTGATACAGTGCCCACGGCGTGACCGCCTCGGGCCAGAGGATGAAGTCGGGCGCCCCGCGGTCGTTGGCGGCCACCGTTACCTCGTCCAGCGTCGCCAGCACGCTGCTCGCGAAAGCCTCGTCCCACTTCTGGGTCTGCGGGATGTAGGGCTGCACCAGCGCCACCTTGGCGAGCTTGACCCGCTGGCCGCCCATCAGGCCAGTGAGGAACGGAAACGAACCGCCGATGAGCAGGAGCAGCGCGACCATGAACTCCGGGCTGCGCTTCCGCAGGCCAGTCATGCCCTCGAAGAAAATCCGGTGGGCGTAGGCCGCCACGCCGAGGCCGAAAAACACCAGCAGGAAGGACACGCCCCAGGCGCCCGTGATCGAGGCACTCTGCAGCACGAGCGGACGCTGCCACTGGCTCGCGGCGAGCGGCAGCCATGGAAACCCGCCGAAGAGCACGCTGCGCAGCCACTCCAGCATGACCCACAGGCCCGCCAGACCCAGCAGCACGATCACCCGCACGACCACCGGATGCCCGGCCAGCCGCGGCACCGCCCACCACGCGGCCAGGAACCAGACCCCGACCAGCAGCCCGACAAAGGGCCCGAGCATGAAGAGGCCGGCCCACGTCACATGGTGGAGCCAACCGAGCAACACGGTCCAAGCCACCACCTGGGAACCCAGGGTGGCCCAGGCAAAGTGGCGGAACGACGGCCGGCGGTAGGCCCACAGCACCGCGGGCACGACCAGCGCATAGGCGGCCTCGCCGGCGTTGACGGGGGGAAACGCGACGACCGTGAACAACAGCGTGGACGCAAACACGGCTAGGCCCCACGCGAGTTGCGGGTACCGTTCCCACAGGGTCGGGCGCGGCGCGTACGGGTCGGACAGGTCGATCGGGGCGGTCATGGTCACAATTGCGGCAACACGGCCGGCAAGTCGGCGAGACTCGTGATCTGGCGGAAACGCGGCAGCGCCGCGGGGTCGATCTCCACGTGCTCGTGCTGCCAGGTGACGTGATAGGGCACGTGCACGCCGGCGCCGCCGAGCTGGAGCACGGGCAGGATGTCGGACTTGAGTGAGTTGCCTACCATCGCGAACTCGTCCAGCGCCACGCCGTGGCGGCGCAGCACGCGCTCGTAGGCGGGGCCGTCCTTTTCGCTCAGGATCTCGATCGCGTGGAAATGGGCGGCCAGGCCCGAGGCGGCTACCTTGCGTTCCTGGTGGTGCAGGTCGCCCTTGGTGATCAGCAGCAGGCGATAGTCCCGCGCCAGCGCGGGCACCACTGCGGCGACGCCCGCCAGCAACTCGACCGGATGCGCGAGCATCTCCCGTCCCGTGGCCAGGATCTCCTCGATCTCGCCGGCCGTGACCTGGCCGCGCGTCAGGGTGATGGCCGTCTCGACGCAGCTGAGGGTGTAGCCCTTCACGCCGTAGCCATAAAGGCCGAGGTTCTTCATCTCGGTGGCGAAGAGCACGCGGTCCACCTCGGCCCGCGGGTGGTATTTCGCCAGCAGGGCCCGGTAGCGCTCATGGGCCTGCTCGAAGATATCCTCGTTGCGCCAGAGGGTGTCGTCGGCGTCGAAACCGATGATGCGGATCATGGGCGGGATGGTTTGGACTGGGTTTTGTAGCGACGTACCTGGCGGACGCCCGCGGGCGCCGACGAGCGACGCCCCGACACCATGACGTTAAGCCCCGTGGCAGTTCTTGAATTTCTTGCCGGAGCCGCAGGGGCACGGGTCGTTGCGGCCGACCTTGGGGGTCTCGCGACGGATCGTGACGGCCGGCAGCGTGATCTCCGGCGCGGCGGCGGCAGGCGCCTCGCCCGCGGGGGCGGCCGACGCGGCGGCGGCGCCGAGCGCGGTGGGCGCGGCAGCCGGGCCCTGCATGCGCGCGGAGCGCGAGAGGATGGCGAAGAGGTTCTCGAAGGCGTCGCGGTTGGTCGCCGAGCGGAAGAGGCTCGTGCAGATCTGCAGGCGCACGTTGTTCATCAGCTCCTCGAAGAAGCGGAAGGCCTCGCCCTTGTACTCGGACAGCGGGTCCTTCTGGCCGTAGCTGCGCAGGCCGATGGAGCGGCGCAGCTCCTCCATCTCGGTCAGGTGCTCCTGCCAGTGGTGGTCGATGGCGTTGATGACAATGTAGCGCTCGAGGCCGCCCAGGGCGGCCTGGTCCTCGACGGATTCCTTGAGGGCGTAGGCCTTGCGGATGCGCTCCACGAGGGCCTTGAGGAGCGTCTCGAGGTCGCCGGTGAGCTCGTCGACCTTGGCGCTGACGGGAAAGTGCGAGTTGAGCCAGCCGACGAGGGCCTCGAGGTTCGTGGCGTTGGCATCGCCCTTGCCGCCGTAGTTGGCGGCCTCGAGGCGGCTCGCGATCTCCTCCTCGATCATCTCGAAGATGATGTCCTTCGGGCGGTCGCTGTGCAGGGCGGCGTTGCGGATGCCGTAGATGACCTCGCGCTGCTTGTTGAGCACGTCGTCGTACTGGAGCAGGCGCTTGCGGATCGAGAAGTTCTGCTGCTCGACCTTCTTCTGCGCGGACTCGATGGAGTAGTTGAGCCACTTGTGCTCAAGCTCCTCGCCCTCCTGCATGGAGCCCTCCATGATCTTGGAGGCCAGGTTGCCCTGGAGGAAGAGGCGCATGAGGTCGTCCTCGAGCGAGAGGAAGAACTTGGTCTGGCCGGGGTCGCCCTGGCGCGAGCAGCGGCCGCGCAGCTGGCGGTCGATGCGGCGGGACTCGTGGCGCTCCGTGCCGACGACGAACAGGCCGCCGAGCTCGCGGACGCCCTCGCCCAGCTTGATGTCGGTGCCGCGGCCCGCCATGTTGGTGGCGATGGTGACGGCGCCGCGCTGGCCGGCGCGGGTGACGATCTCGGCCTCCTGCTGGTGGAACTTCGCGTTGAGGACGGTGTGGATGACGTTCGCGCGCTTCAGCATGCGGCTGAGCACCTCGGATTGCTCGACGGTGACGGTGCCGACGAGCACGGGCTGGCCGCGGGCCTGCGCCTCCTGGATCTGCTTCACGACCGCGTTGTACTTGTCGCGGCGGGTCTTGAAGATCGAGTCGTTCAGGTCGACGCGGATGCCCGGCTTGTTGGTCGGGATCTGGGTGACGGCAAGGCGGTAGATCTCGTTGAACTCGGTGGCCTCGGTCTCGGCGGTGCCGGTCATGCCCGCGAGCTTCTCGTACATGCGGAAGTAATTCTGGATCGTGACCGTGGCGTAGGTGCGCGTCTCGCGCTCGATCGTGACGTTTTCCTTGGCCTCGACCGCCTGGTGCAGGCCGTCGGACCAGCGGCGGCCCGACATGATGCGGCCGGTGTTCTCGTCGACGATGACGACCTTGCCTTCCTGCACGACGTATTCGACGTCGCGCTCGTAGATGGAATAGGCGCGGAGCAGCTGGGAAAGGGCGTGGATGTCCTCGGACACGACCTCGTAGCGGTTCTGGGCATCGCGCTTGGCCTGTTCCTTTTCCTCGGGCGACTTCGTGGTGTCCTTCTCGATGTCGATGAACAGGCTCGCCAGGTCGGGCAGCACGAAGGCGTCGGGATCGTCGGGGCGGAGCTTCTTGCGGCCCACCTCGGTGAGGTCGGCCTGGTGGTTCTTCTCGTCGATGACGAAGAAGAGCTCCTCCTTGTACTTGTAGAGCTCGGTCTTGTTGAAGTCGCTGTGCATCTCGACGTCGGTCTTGTCGAGGAGCTTGCGCCACTCCGGGTTTTCCTGGAGGCGGAGGAGCTGCTTGTTCTTGGGCATGCCCAGCTTGACCTGGAGCAGCTTCATCGCGGCGATCTGGCGCTCGTCGGGGGTGAGGGCCGGCTTCTCGAGCAGGTCGGAGGCGTCCTTGACGAGGTGGTTGATGAGCTTGAGCTGGGCGGCGACGAGCTGCTCGACGCCGGGCTTGAGCCGGGTGAAGGGCTGCTCGCGCTCGATCGGGGCCGGGCCGGAGATGATCAGCGGCGTGCGCGCCTCGTCGACGAGGATGGAGTCGATCTCGTCCACGATGCAGTAGAAGTGGTCGCGCTGCACCTGGTTCTCCTTGCGCGTGGCCATGCCGTTGTCGCGGAGGTAGTCGAAGCCGAACTCGGAGGCGGTGCCGTAGGTGATGTCGCGGCCGTACATCTCGCGGCGCTGCTCGGAATGCATCTGCTGCTGGATGCAGCCCACGGAGATGCCGAGGAAGTTGTAGAGGTGCCCCATCCACTCGGAGTCGCGGCGGGCGAGGTAGTCGTTGACCGTGACGAGCTGGGTGTTCTTGCCGGTGAGGGCGTTGAGGTAGAGGGGCAGCGTCGCGACGAGGGTCTTGCCCTCGCCCGTGGCCATCTCGGCGATGCGACCCTCGTGCAGGGTCATGCCGCCGATCAGCTGGACGTCGAAATGCACCATTTCCCAGACAAGCTCGTGGTCGCACACCGTGAACGAGCGGCCGCACATGCGGCGGGCGGCGTTCTTCACCGCGGCAAAGGCCTCGGGCAGGATCTGATCGAGGGTCTCGCCACCCTTCACGCGGGCGCGAAACTCCTCGGTCTTGGCCCGGAGCTGCTCCTCGGTGAGCTGCTGGTATTGCTGCTCAAACTCGTTGATCCGAGCGACGATGGGGCGGCACTTCTCGATGTATTTCCGGTGATGCCTGCCGGCGAACTTCTTAAGGATGAAACTGAGCATGGATAGGGGTTGAGTGAAACCCTCCCGCTGGGCCTTGGCAAACGGCAAATCCACTCCCTCGAAATGCATAAATCTCTGGCCGGCAGCAGTTGTGAGAAATTTCCTCCCAGTTTGCATGAAGCCTGCTAATCAAAGGCCTACCCTCCATGTCCTCCAGCAAGCCCGCCTCCCCCGCCGCCGCCCTGCCCGAACCTTTCCGCAACTACGAAACCGGGAACTTTTACGACGAGATGCTGGGCCCCGACGGCCGCGTCCGGCCCCATTACCAGCATTTCCTCAAGCATTTCGGCGAAGTGGGCCCCGAGGACTTCGCCGCCAAGCGCAACGCGGTGGACCTCGCCTTCCTCCGCCAGGGTGTGACCTTCAACGTCTACGGCGACTCCCAGGGCACGGAGCGCATCTTCCCCTTCGACCTCGTGCCGCGCATCATCCCGGCCAGCGAGTGGGAGCACCTCGAGGCCGGCCTCGTCCAGCGCATCACCGCCCTCAATCTCTTCCTGCACGACATCTACCACGAGCAGAACATCATCAAGGACGGCACCATCCCCGCCCACTACGTGATGTCGGCCAAGCATTTCCGCCGCGAGTTCATGCACGTGAAGGTGCCGCGTGACATCTACATCCACATCTGCGGCACCGACATTATCCGCGACGACAAGGGCCAGTACCTCGTCCTCGAGGACAACGCCCGCTGCCCCTCCGGGGTCAGCTACGTGCTGGAAAACCGCCGCGCCCTGAAGCGCACCTTCCCGGAGATCTTCGAGTCGGGCGGCGTCCGCCCGGTGGAGAACTATTCGCAGGAGCTGCTCAAGGTCCTGCAGCACACCGCCCCCGCCGGCGTCGCCGAGCCCACCGTCGCCCTGCTCACGCCCGGGCCCTACAATTCCGCCTACTTCGAGCACACCTACCTCGCCCGCCAGATGGGCATCGAGATCGTCGAGGGCCGCGACCTCGTGGTCCGCGACCAGCACGTGTACATGCGCACCACCAAGGGCCTCCAGCCGGTGCACGTCATCTACCGCCGCATCGACGACGACTTCCTCGACCCGACCGTCTTCCGCCGCGACTCCGCCCTCGGTGTGCCCGGCCTCGTCAACGCCTACCGCGCCGGCAAGGTCTCCCTCGCCAATTCCATCGGCACCGGCGTCGCCGACGACAAGGTGATGTATTATTTCGTCCCCCGCATCATCAAGTACTACCTCGACCAGGACCCGATCCTGCCGAACGTGCCGACCTACCTCGCCAGCGAGGAGGCCGACAAGCAGTACATGATCGAGAACCTGGACAAGCTCGTGGTGAAGGCGGCCAACGAGGCCGGCGGCTACGGCATGCTCATGGGCCCGCACGCCACCCAGGCCGAGCGCGACGAATTCCGCACCCGCATCCTCGCCGACCCCCGCAACTACATCGGCCAGCCGATGATCTCCCTCTCCCGCCATCCCACCTACTGCGGAGAGGCCGAGGGCTTCGCCGGCCGCCACATCGACCTGCGCCCCTTCATCCTCTACGGCGAAAAGACCGTCATCATCCCCGGCGGCCTCACCCGCGTCGCCCTCCGCAAGGGCTCGCTCGTCGTCAATTCCTCGCAAGGCGGCGGCAGCAAGGAATCCTGGGTCCTCTACGGCAACCACTAAGCCCCCCCTTTCCTCCCATGCTTTCCCGTGTCGCCAATTCCCTTTACTGGATGAGCCGCTACATCGAGCGCGCCGAGAGCATCGCGCGCCTCGTGGACGTGAACCTCCAGATGCTGCTCGATTTCCGCAATCTCGACGACGCCACCCTCAACGCCCACTGGATGCCCATCGTCCAGAGCTCCGGCGACGAGGAGCTCTTCCGGAAACTCTACCCAAAGACCACCGGCCAGACCGTGACCGACTTCATGGTCTTCAACCCGGCCAACCCCAACTCGATCTATTCCTCGATCGGGCAGGCCCGCGAAAATGCCCGCATGGTGCGCGACCAGATCGCCGTCGAGCTCTGGGAGGAGATCAACCGCATCTACCTGTTCCTCAATTCGCCCCGCGCGAAGAAGGAATGGCGGGAGAGCCCCTCGGACTTCTTCCACACCATCCGCAACGCCTCGCTCCTGCTCCAGGGCCTGACCGACGCCACCATCGTCCGCAACGAGGGCTGGTTCTTCATCCAGGTCGGCCGCTACCTCGAGCGCGCCGACAAGACCTCGCGCATTCTCGACGTGCGCCACGCCTCCCTCCCCCCGCGCGGTGCCCCCGACGCCCCCAGCCAGACCGACGCCCTCGGCTGGTCGGCCGTGCTCCGCTCCTGCAGCGCCTGGGATGCCTACAAGGCGCTCTACGGCGCTGAGGTCCAGCCGGCGCTCGTGGCTGAGTTCCTCCTGCTCACCGACGATTTCCCCCGCTCCGTCCGCTTCTCCGTCCGCCACCTCAACACCGTCCTCCGCCGCATCTCCGGCGTCCACGAGGGCCGTTTCAGCAATGAGGCCGAGAAACTCGCCGGCCGCCTGCTCGCCGAGCTCCAGTTCAGCACGGCCGACGACATCTTCGAGGTCGGCCTGCACAACTACATCGACATCCTGCAGGGCAAGCTCAACGCCATTGGCGAGGCCCTCTTCCAGGCCTACATCTTCCAGCCCTTCCAAACCCCCGATGAGAACGAGCTCCGCCAACAGGAGGAGCAGCAACAACAGCAGACCGGCCCCGCCGCCGACCTGTCCTGAGCCCTCCGCCGGGCTCATTTTCTCACCCCGCATGCACCCCGCATGAAACTTCACGTCCTTCACCGCACCCGTTTCAAGTACGGCGCGAACGTCCACGAAAGCTTCAACGAGGCCCGGCTGCAGCCCGTCACGGCCGGCGCGCAGGTCTGCCACAGCTTTGTCCTCAAGGTCCTGCCGACCTCCCGGCTGTCGCACTACCTCGATTTCCACCTCAACTACGTCCATCTCTTCGAGGTCAACCAGCCCCACACCGACCTGATGGTCGAGGCCAACTCCGTCGTCACCACGGGCGACGAGGCCACCCTGCCCGCCGGGCTCACGCCCGCGCCCATGTCCCGGCTCGCCGAGTGCGCCCGCCTGGAGCGCTGCTACGATTTCCTCCAGTCCAGCACCTACGTCGAGGTCTCCGCCGAGCTCTGGCGCCTGGCGATTGATGCCACCGACGGGCAGACGGATGTCTGGCAGGCCGCCCAGGCGGTCATGCGCTACATCAACCGCGAATTCCGCTACCAGCCCGCCGTCACCCACGCCCACACGCACATGCGCGAGGTGCTCGAGAAGCGTGCCGGCGTCTGCCAGGATTTCGCCCATGTCATGCTCGGCCTCTGCCGCGCGCTCAAGATCCCCGCCCGCTACGTCAGCGGCTACCTCTACAACGGTCCCGCCGACCAGCTGAAGGGCGCCCAGGCCAGCCACGCGTGGGTCGAGGTCTACGTGCTCGGCCACGGCTGGTGCGGCCTCGACCCCACCAACAACCGGGCCGCCGACAGTCACTATGTGAAGGTCGCCACCGGCCGCGACTTCGCCGACGTCTCCCCGCTGAAAGGCACCTACCGCGGCACCGCCAAGCGCGAGCTGACCGTGGACGTGCTCGTCTCACGCCTTGAGGAATCGGAAGCGACGCCGGCCGGCGCCGTCGCCGAACACGGCGGGGTTTGATCCCCGCGCGCCGCAGCCGCGACGACGCAACCTGGCTGGGCCGGACTATTTCTGCTCGGTGGGCGCCGGCCGGACCACAGCGCTTGCCTTGGGTGGCGACGGAGGGCAGGCCGGACACATGGCATCGAGCGCGCCCATGTATTTGTCCATGCAGACCGGGCACAGGCCGTGCGAGAAATCCGCGTCAGTCCGCTCGGCGATGTAGACCTCCACCTGCTGCCAGTACCCCTTCTCGTCGCGGATCTTCTTGCAGGAGGCGCAAATCGGGAGGATCCCGCGCAGCGTGTGGATTTCATCCAAGGCCTTCTGCAGCCGGTCGGCCCGGTCACGGGCTATCTCGTACAGCCGGATGTTTTCGATGACCAGCGGGTCAACCGTGCCGGGCTTCAGCGGCTCCCGTTCCACCACCACGTACTGTGATTCGACGACGCCGTTCTTGTTATCAAAGGACTTTTTTAACAGCCGCATCGACTTGCCATGCTTGTCGGCCAGATAATAGAGGCAGAGATTGAGCGGGCAGGCGAGAAACGGATTGTCGCTGATCTCGTGCAATTCCCGATAGGCGTCCACGCCGTAAAGATCGTGCCAGATGTAGTTGCTGCCGGTCTCAGCGGCTTGGACCTCGAGTTTGCCGACGAAGCCATTCCGGACGAATAAGTCGGTCAGCTTGGCCAGGTCGGCCACCTCGCCGGTTTCGGTGAACGCGAATCCGTGGCGGTTGAGGTAATCGATGATTTCCTTTCCGACATCCCGAAGGATGGAAGCCTGGGCGAACGCGTCGTATTTCGTCAGAATCTTACCGTACGAGACCAGCAGTGCCTCATACAACCGCTGCGAGAAAAGAGGCATGGCATCCGCGCCCGCCCCGCCGGGGTTAGGATCGTTGGTTGGCATGCCAGAAATATAAACCATCGGCCCCCATCGCCTTCAATCGTTAAAGCCGTAACGCCGGCCGGTGCCATCGCCGAACACGGCGGGGTTTGAACCGAGCGCAATCCCAGCGCCGGGTGGAGCGCGTTGCCCTCAACGCGCTTCCGGCGCGTGGCTACTTGCCCGGGATAACGTCCGCGTATTTCGCCCAGTCCTTGACGAGCGCGTGCACCACCGGGCTGCCCGTGCGGTATGCCGCCTCCAGGGCGGGCATCATGCCCTGGTACTCGGCCACCATGCTGTCGGCCGCGGTCTGGCCCGTGGGCGGCATCGAGAAATTGCTGCCCGTGCGCAGGAAGAGCACGCGCTGGAAATCCACTTTCTTGAGCGCAGCGAGCCGCTCGAGCGCGTTCGCGATGCCGTGGTCCTCCATGTTCGACATCGCGCAACTGCCCTTGCCGCCGGTGTAGAGCCGCGTCCAGTCGTCGGCCCATTTTTGCAGGGCCGCCCCGTGCCAGTAACGGCAGGAGCCGAAGCTATCGCCGTAGAGCACGCTGGGCGCCGCCTGCGCCGCGGGAAATCCCACATAGAGCGCCCGGTGCGCCTGGGCCTCGAGGGTGTCGTGGAGCTCCACGTTCTTCGTGAGTTCATAGGCCCATTCGACCAGGGCGGGATTGAGCGTCCAGGCCATCGGCTTCGGCGCCCAGCCAGGAATAACCGGCGGGGTCAGCGGCGTCTTGTTGCCCAGCGCCATGATGCCATAGGGCCAGTCCGCCGGGGCCTCGCGAGTGTCGATCTCGTAGGCGATGTCGCCGTCGATGACGTGCCGCGCCCACGCCGCGCTGCCCTCGGTGGCGACGTGCGGGCTGACGCCGGCGATGCCGTTCACCAGCCAGTAGGACTGCGACAGGTCGAAGCGCGGATCGAAGCCGAGCGCCTGGATCTGCAGGCTGGCGCGCACGGTGGTGCCGGACACGACGCCGTAGACCCCTTGGTCATTGAAGTGCACCGGATGATCCAGCCCGGGCACGGTCATGGTCTGCGTGAGTTTCTCGCGCTCAGCCCACAGCTGGAATTCACCCGGCTTGTCGCCCATGCTCATCCCGTACTCGAACGTGACGACGACGATGACCTTGGGGCGGATCAATTCAGCGGCGGACAGGGAAGTCATGACCAAGAGGAGAAGCGGCAGCAGCCGGGACAGGCGTGGGAGGGAGGTGAGCATGGGAAAGGCGAGCAATCGTTATGCCAGCTGTAGGGCGGGATCTCCGAATCCCGCCTCGAACGCGCCACCAGGTTCGAACGCTGGCGGGGTTCGGAGACCCCGCCCTACAACACCCTCACACCTTCGTCTTGAAGTAGGCGATGGTCTTCTTGAGGCCCTCGGCGAGCGGGACCTTGGGTTCCCACTTGAGGTGTTTCTTGGCGAGCGTGATGTCGGGCCGGCGCTGCTTTGGGTCGTCGGCGGGCAACGGTTTGTGGACGATCTTGGATTTGCTCTTCGTCAGCTTCAGCACCTGCTCGGCCAGCTCGAGCATCGTGAACTCGCCGGGGTTGCCGATGTTCACCGGACCGACGGTCTCGGTCTGGTTCATCAGGCGCACGAAGCCCTCGAGCAGGTCGTCAACGTAGCAGAAGGAGCGCGTCTGCGAGCCGTCGCCGTAGACCGTGAGGTCAATCCCTTTGAGCGCCTGGACGATGAAATTGGAAACGACGCGGCCGTCGTTCGGGTGCATGCGCGGGCCGTAGGTGTTGAAGATGCGCACGACGCGGATATCCACCTTGTTCTCGCGGTGGTAGTCGAAGAAGAGCGTCTCGGCGCAGCGCTTGCCCTCGTCGTAGCAGGAGCGGCGGCCGATGGGGTTGACGTTGCCCCAGTAGCTTTCCGGCTGCGGGTGCACCGACGGGTCGCCGTACACCTCGGACGTCGAAGCCTGGAAGACGCGCGCCTTGACCCGCTTGGCGAGGCCGAGACAGTTGATCGCCCCCATCACCGAGGTCTTCGTGGTCTTGATCGGGTTGAACTGGTAGTGCGGGGGCGAGGCCGGGCAGGCGAGGTTGTAGATCTGGTCCACCTCATACTTGAATGGGTCGGTGACATCGTGCCGGACGAACTCGAACTTCGGGTGCTTCAGCAGGTGGGCGATGTTGGACTTCGAGCCGGTGAAAAGATTGTCGAGACAGATGATCTCGTGATCTTGGGCGAGCAGCTTGTCGCACAGGTGGCTGCCCAGAAAGCCGGCCCCGCCGGTGATGAGAATGCGCATGGGAGTGGTGGAAATGAGAGGGAAAGAGATAGCAAGCAGGCAAGGCTTGGCGAGCTTCCAATCGGGGCATCCCCGATGCGGGCCGGGGGTAAACCCCGAGGATTTGCTCTGGCCACCGCGGGGGTCCGGCCCAACCCTGCCCCACCGTATGTCGCCCTTGTCCGGCCGCGTGCCGACCGCCTACCCCCCGCTCGGGCCTGCCGTTTTGTTGGTGCTGGGCGTGCTCTTCCTCCAAGCCGCGGGCGGCGTGCTGATCATGCTGCTGGCCGCCTGGGCCGGCGGGGCGATGGCGGCCGGGACCAGCGCGTTGTACAACCCTTGGAGCCTGGCCGTGATCAACACGCTGGCCATCGGCCTCATCCTCGCCGCGGGCCTCCGGGGCACGGGTGAATCCTTCGCGCGGTTTCTGATCATCCGTCCCTTCGCCCCCGGGCAGGTGCCGGCGGTCCTGCTGACCGCCGCGGGCCTGGCGGTGGTGCTCGGGGAAACGGACAACCTGATCCTGGAACTCTTACAGGCGCTGGGCTGGACGGACGGATTCTCGCCGGATCTGATCGACCTGCCGGGCCAGCCCGTGGGCAGTTTTCTCCTGCTCGTGATCGTGGCGCCCCTCACGGAGGAATACTTTTTTCGCGGCCTGCTCCTCCGCGGGCTGCTCAGCCGGCACCGGGCGCCGGTGGCGATCGGCGTCACGGCGCTGCTGTTCGGCCTCGTCCACGCCAATCTCCGACAGCTCTTCCTCGGCGCGGTCATCGGAGCCGTCTTTGGCTGGTGGTACCTGCGCAGCCGGTCCCTCGGTCCCTGCCTGATCGGCCACGCGGTCTTCAACGCCCTGGCCTGGTTCGCCCTGCTGTTTCCGTCCGAATGGGTGCCGTTCACCCATAATCAACCGGGGACCCTCATCGCGCATCAGCCAGTCTGGTTCACAGTCAGCGGGATCCTCGCCGTCGGGCTCGGGCTGGCCTGGTTTGCCCGGTATCCGGCCAGCCCGCCGCCCGCCCCCCCTACTCCGGACGCAGAGCCACTCCCGCCGCTGTTGGCCCCGCCCCCGGCTCCCTCGGCCTAGCTGCAATCCGGGCCAAACGCCTTGCCTGCGACCACCGCGTTACCTTTCCTCCGTCCACGCATGACTCCCGCCAGCGCACCCCGGGCGCCCGACGCCCTCCTGATCGTCCTGGTCGTGCTGCTGGCCGCGATCGGCCTGACCTGGGTGGTGCCAGCCGGAGAATTCGAGCGCGGCCAGTCCGGCAGCCGGACCGTCGTCGTGCCCGGGACCTACCGGAGCGTCGAGGCGCAGCCCGTGTCCTGGCACGCGGTGTTCACCGCTCCCATGAAGGGCTTCAGCGACAAAGA is from Lacunisphaera limnophila and encodes:
- a CDS encoding circularly permuted type 2 ATP-grasp protein, with the protein product MSSSKPASPAAALPEPFRNYETGNFYDEMLGPDGRVRPHYQHFLKHFGEVGPEDFAAKRNAVDLAFLRQGVTFNVYGDSQGTERIFPFDLVPRIIPASEWEHLEAGLVQRITALNLFLHDIYHEQNIIKDGTIPAHYVMSAKHFRREFMHVKVPRDIYIHICGTDIIRDDKGQYLVLEDNARCPSGVSYVLENRRALKRTFPEIFESGGVRPVENYSQELLKVLQHTAPAGVAEPTVALLTPGPYNSAYFEHTYLARQMGIEIVEGRDLVVRDQHVYMRTTKGLQPVHVIYRRIDDDFLDPTVFRRDSALGVPGLVNAYRAGKVSLANSIGTGVADDKVMYYFVPRIIKYYLDQDPILPNVPTYLASEEADKQYMIENLDKLVVKAANEAGGYGMLMGPHATQAERDEFRTRILADPRNYIGQPMISLSRHPTYCGEAEGFAGRHIDLRPFILYGEKTVIIPGGLTRVALRKGSLVVNSSQGGGSKESWVLYGNH
- a CDS encoding UDP-glucuronic acid decarboxylase family protein; translated protein: MRILITGGAGFLGSHLCDKLLAQDHEIICLDNLFTGSKSNIAHLLKHPKFEFVRHDVTDPFKYEVDQIYNLACPASPPHYQFNPIKTTKTSVMGAINCLGLAKRVKARVFQASTSEVYGDPSVHPQPESYWGNVNPIGRRSCYDEGKRCAETLFFDYHRENKVDIRVVRIFNTYGPRMHPNDGRVVSNFIVQALKGIDLTVYGDGSQTRSFCYVDDLLEGFVRLMNQTETVGPVNIGNPGEFTMLELAEQVLKLTKSKSKIVHKPLPADDPKQRRPDITLAKKHLKWEPKVPLAEGLKKTIAYFKTKV
- a CDS encoding transglutaminase family protein — its product is MKLHVLHRTRFKYGANVHESFNEARLQPVTAGAQVCHSFVLKVLPTSRLSHYLDFHLNYVHLFEVNQPHTDLMVEANSVVTTGDEATLPAGLTPAPMSRLAECARLERCYDFLQSSTYVEVSAELWRLAIDATDGQTDVWQAAQAVMRYINREFRYQPAVTHAHTHMREVLEKRAGVCQDFAHVMLGLCRALKIPARYVSGYLYNGPADQLKGAQASHAWVEVYVLGHGWCGLDPTNNRAADSHYVKVATGRDFADVSPLKGTYRGTAKRELTVDVLVSRLEESEATPAGAVAEHGGV
- a CDS encoding alpha-E domain-containing protein — encoded protein: MLSRVANSLYWMSRYIERAESIARLVDVNLQMLLDFRNLDDATLNAHWMPIVQSSGDEELFRKLYPKTTGQTVTDFMVFNPANPNSIYSSIGQARENARMVRDQIAVELWEEINRIYLFLNSPRAKKEWRESPSDFFHTIRNASLLLQGLTDATIVRNEGWFFIQVGRYLERADKTSRILDVRHASLPPRGAPDAPSQTDALGWSAVLRSCSAWDAYKALYGAEVQPALVAEFLLLTDDFPRSVRFSVRHLNTVLRRISGVHEGRFSNEAEKLAGRLLAELQFSTADDIFEVGLHNYIDILQGKLNAIGEALFQAYIFQPFQTPDENELRQQEEQQQQQTGPAADLS
- a CDS encoding purine nucleoside permease; its protein translation is MTSLSAAELIRPKVIVVVTFEYGMSMGDKPGEFQLWAEREKLTQTMTVPGLDHPVHFNDQGVYGVVSGTTVRASLQIQALGFDPRFDLSQSYWLVNGIAGVSPHVATEGSAAWARHVIDGDIAYEIDTREAPADWPYGIMALGNKTPLTPPVIPGWAPKPMAWTLNPALVEWAYELTKNVELHDTLEAQAHRALYVGFPAAQAAPSVLYGDSFGSCRYWHGAALQKWADDWTRLYTGGKGSCAMSNMEDHGIANALERLAALKKVDFQRVLFLRTGSNFSMPPTGQTAADSMVAEYQGMMPALEAAYRTGSPVVHALVKDWAKYADVIPGK